From the genome of Glycine max cultivar Williams 82 chromosome 2, Glycine_max_v4.0, whole genome shotgun sequence, one region includes:
- the LOC100808374 gene encoding glutathione S-transferase U18-like has protein sequence MAERDLRLLGAWFSPFALRVQIALNLKGLDYEVVEETLNPKSELLLKSNPVHKKIPVFFHGDKVICESAIIVEYIDEVWSNNALSILPQNAYDRANARFWVSYIDDKWLTSLKSVLATEDDEAKKLHFEQAEEVLEKVEEVFNKCSEGKAYFGGDTIGFVDIGFGSFLSFIRVSENMNERKLLDETKHPGLTLWAETFAADPAVKGLLPETEKLVEFAKILQLKWAAAAAAK, from the exons ATGGCTGAAAGGGACTTGAGGCTTTTGGGTGCTTGGTTCAGTCCATTTGCCCTGAGGGTGCAGATTGCCCTTAACCTCAAGGGTTTGGATTATGAGGTTGTTGAAGAGACTTTGAATCCCAAAAGTGAATTGCTTCTTAAGTCCAACCCTGTGCACAAGAAAATCCCAGTTTTCTTCCATGGAGATAAAGTCATATGTGAATCTGCAATCATAGTTGAGTACATAGATGAGGTTTGGTCCAACAATGCTCTCTCCATCCTTCCACAAAATGCATATGATCGAGCTAATGCCCGATTTTGGGTTTCTTACATCGATGACAAG TGGCTTACGTCCTTGAAAAGTGTTCTAGCGACTGAAGATGATGAGGCAAAGAAGCTACACTTTGAGCAAGCGGAAGAAGTGCTTGAGAAGGTGGAAGAAGTGTTCAACAAGTGCAGTGAAGGGAAGGCCTATTTCGGAGGAGATACGATTGGATTTGTTGACATTGGTTTTGGAAGCTTTTTGAGTTTCATTAGAGTCTCAGAGAatatgaatgaaagaaaattgCTTGATGAAACGAAGCACCCTGGTTTGACCCTATGGGCTGAAACTTTTGCTGCTGATCCTGCTGTGAAGGGCCTTCTGCCAGAGACTGAAAAGCTTGTTGAGTTTGCAAAGATTCTTCAGCTAAAATGGGCTGCTGCAGCTGCTGCAAAGTAA